The following proteins are co-located in the Manihot esculenta cultivar AM560-2 chromosome 9, M.esculenta_v8, whole genome shotgun sequence genome:
- the LOC110622810 gene encoding putative pentatricopeptide repeat-containing protein At1g12700, mitochondrial isoform X1, producing the protein MHFLYQQAESLPFPILYFLSSFPISDPSLKTTDERSMMMKMPWRRKSRSFHLQLQGAIGTIQSPFLFLFTNYCHSSTSTLEDARFLTNNFKSASFTHLDDAIASFNHVIHKHPLPSRVPFNRFLSALVKMKQYHTVLSMSKTIELLGISHDVYSLSILINCFCHLHLVDFGFSVFGKMLKLGLEPDVVTFTTLINGLCIESKIDKAVEFFDDMVARGYPPNVYTYSVIINGMCKFGKTSVAIRLLKGMADRGCEPNVVTYSAIIDALCKDELVGEALELFSQMRNKGISPDVITYTGLIHGVCKLGQKNQALALMNEMVEQNISPNVYTFNVLIDALCKDGMVSEAQNTFNVMIQRGVEPDVVTYNSLIDGLCISDQFKEALGLLKKMVGRNISPNVFTFNILIDTLCKKGLVSNAENIIKIMIQRGVEPTVVTYSSLMDGYCLGSQIDKARKVFDLMVTNEIADIFSYNILINGYCKCKMIDDAKQIFDEMSHKGLVPDAVTYHTLIKAMFQAGRPQTAKELFKDMCSHGQQPNIVTFSIMIDGLCRQGNLDEALTLLKAMEKSQLKPNFVIYSSLINGTCKDMITTSPF; encoded by the exons ATGCATTTCCTTTACCAGCAGGCAGAGAGCCTTCCTTTTCCaattctctatttcctttcctcattcccaatctccgatccatccctaaaaacaactgacgagagatcgatgatgatgaagatgccctggaggaggaagagcaggagcttccatcttcagctacaaggggcaattggtaccattcaatctccattcctattcttatttaccaattattgtcattcttctacttccacacttgaagatgcacgcttcttgacaaataacttcaaatctgcTTCTTTTACCCACCTTGATGATGCCATTGCTTCCTTCAATCATGTAATTCATAAGCATCCTCTGCCTTCTAGAGTTCCATTTAATAGATTCTTATCTGCCCTTGTGAAAATGAAACAATATCACACTGTCCTTTCCATGTCCAAAACAATTGAATTGCTAGGAATCTCACACGATGTTTATTCTCTTAGcatcttaattaattgcttCTGCCATTTACACCTTGTGGATTTTGGCTTCTCTGTTTTTGGTAAGATGCTCAAATTGGGATTGGAGCCTGACGTTGTGACATTTACTACcttaattaatgggctttgTATAGAGAGTAAAATCGACAAAGCAGTGGAATTTTTCGATGATATGGTTGCACGTGGTTATCCACCTAATGTTTATACTTACAGTGTGATAATAAACGGAATGTGTAAATTTGGGAAAACAAGTGTGGCTATTAGGCTACTAAAGGGAATGGCTGATAGAGGTTGTGAGCCAAATGTTGTGACATACAGTGCAATCATTGACGCCCTTtgcaaagatgagctagttggtGAGGCTTTAGAGCTCTTCTCTCAAATGAGGAATAAGGGCATTTCACCTGATGTCATCACTTACACTGGTTTAATTCATGGTGTTTGCAAATTAGGCCAAAAGAACCAAGCTTTGGCCTTGATGAATGAAATGGTGGAGCAGAACATATCACCTAATGTTTATACCTTCAATGTATTGATTGATGCCCTTTGTAAGGATGGAATGGTTTCAGAGGCTCAAAATACATTCAAtgtaatgattcaaagaggtgtagAGCCTGATGTGGTCACCTACAATTCCTTAATTGATGGTCTTTGCATTTCAGACCAATTCAAGGAAGCTTTGGGCTTGTTGAAAAAAATGGTGGGGAGGAACATATCCCCTAATGTTTTTACCTTCAATATATTGATCGACACTCTTTGTAAGAAAGGACTGGTTTCAAATGCAgagaatataatcaaaataatgattcaaagaggtgtggAACCTACCGTTGTCACTTATAGTTCATTGATGGATGGATATTGTCTAGGCAGCCAAATTGATAAGGCTAGAAAGGTATTTGATCTGATGGTGACCAATGAAATAGCTGACATTTTTAGCTACAACATTTTGATCAATGGATATTGTAAGTGCAAAATGATAGATGATGCAAAGCAGATTTTTGATGAAATGTCTCATAAAGGTTTAGTTCCTGATGCTGTTACTTATCATACTCTTATAAAGGCTATGTTTCAAGCAGGGAGGCCCCAAACTGCAAAAGAGCTCTTTAAGGATATGTGCTCTCATGGTCAACAGCCAAATATAGTAACCTTCTCAATTATGATTGATGGCTTGTGTAGACAGGGGAATCTTGATGAGGCACTCACCCTATTGAAAGCAATGGAGAAAAGTCAGTTgaagcctaattttgtgatctaTAGCAGTCTGATCAATG GTACTTGCAAGGATATGATTACAACTTCACCTTTCTAA
- the LOC110622810 gene encoding putative pentatricopeptide repeat-containing protein At1g12700, mitochondrial isoform X2 yields MHFLYQQAESLPFPILYFLSSFPISDPSLKTTDERSMMMKMPWRRKSRSFHLQLQGAIGTIQSPFLFLFTNYCHSSTSTLEDARFLTNNFKSASFTHLDDAIASFNHVIHKHPLPSRVPFNRFLSALVKMKQYHTVLSMSKTIELLGISHDVYSLSILINCFCHLHLVDFGFSVFGKMLKLGLEPDVVTFTTLINGLCIESKIDKAVEFFDDMVARGYPPNVYTYSVIINGMCKFGKTSVAIRLLKGMADRGCEPNVVTYSAIIDALCKDELVGEALELFSQMRNKGISPDVITYTGLIHGVCKLGQKNQALALMNEMVEQNISPNVYTFNVLIDALCKDGMVSEAQNTFNVMIQRGVEPDVVTYNSLIDGLCISDQFKEALGLLKKMVGRNISPNVFTFNILIDTLCKKGLVSNAENIIKIMIQRGVEPTVVTYSSLMDGYCLGSQIDKARKVFDLMVTNEIADIFSYNILINGY; encoded by the coding sequence ATGCATTTCCTTTACCAGCAGGCAGAGAGCCTTCCTTTTCCaattctctatttcctttcctcattcccaatctccgatccatccctaaaaacaactgacgagagatcgatgatgatgaagatgccctggaggaggaagagcaggagcttccatcttcagctacaaggggcaattggtaccattcaatctccattcctattcttatttaccaattattgtcattcttctacttccacacttgaagatgcacgcttcttgacaaataacttcaaatctgcTTCTTTTACCCACCTTGATGATGCCATTGCTTCCTTCAATCATGTAATTCATAAGCATCCTCTGCCTTCTAGAGTTCCATTTAATAGATTCTTATCTGCCCTTGTGAAAATGAAACAATATCACACTGTCCTTTCCATGTCCAAAACAATTGAATTGCTAGGAATCTCACACGATGTTTATTCTCTTAGcatcttaattaattgcttCTGCCATTTACACCTTGTGGATTTTGGCTTCTCTGTTTTTGGTAAGATGCTCAAATTGGGATTGGAGCCTGACGTTGTGACATTTACTACcttaattaatgggctttgTATAGAGAGTAAAATCGACAAAGCAGTGGAATTTTTCGATGATATGGTTGCACGTGGTTATCCACCTAATGTTTATACTTACAGTGTGATAATAAACGGAATGTGTAAATTTGGGAAAACAAGTGTGGCTATTAGGCTACTAAAGGGAATGGCTGATAGAGGTTGTGAGCCAAATGTTGTGACATACAGTGCAATCATTGACGCCCTTtgcaaagatgagctagttggtGAGGCTTTAGAGCTCTTCTCTCAAATGAGGAATAAGGGCATTTCACCTGATGTCATCACTTACACTGGTTTAATTCATGGTGTTTGCAAATTAGGCCAAAAGAACCAAGCTTTGGCCTTGATGAATGAAATGGTGGAGCAGAACATATCACCTAATGTTTATACCTTCAATGTATTGATTGATGCCCTTTGTAAGGATGGAATGGTTTCAGAGGCTCAAAATACATTCAAtgtaatgattcaaagaggtgtagAGCCTGATGTGGTCACCTACAATTCCTTAATTGATGGTCTTTGCATTTCAGACCAATTCAAGGAAGCTTTGGGCTTGTTGAAAAAAATGGTGGGGAGGAACATATCCCCTAATGTTTTTACCTTCAATATATTGATCGACACTCTTTGTAAGAAAGGACTGGTTTCAAATGCAgagaatataatcaaaataatgattcaaagaggtgtggAACCTACCGTTGTCACTTATAGTTCATTGATGGATGGATATTGTCTAGGCAGCCAAATTGATAAGGCTAGAAAGGTATTTGATCTGATGGTGACCAATGAAATAGCTGACATTTTTAGCTACAACATTTTGATCAATGGATATT
- the LOC110622810 gene encoding pentatricopeptide repeat-containing protein At3g22470, mitochondrial isoform X3, producing MLKLGLEPDVVTFTTLINGLCIESKIDKAVEFFDDMVARGYPPNVYTYSVIINGMCKFGKTSVAIRLLKGMADRGCEPNVVTYSAIIDALCKDELVGEALELFSQMRNKGISPDVITYTGLIHGVCKLGQKNQALALMNEMVEQNISPNVYTFNVLIDALCKDGMVSEAQNTFNVMIQRGVEPDVVTYNSLIDGLCISDQFKEALGLLKKMVGRNISPNVFTFNILIDTLCKKGLVSNAENIIKIMIQRGVEPTVVTYSSLMDGYCLGSQIDKARKVFDLMVTNEIADIFSYNILINGYCKCKMIDDAKQIFDEMSHKGLVPDAVTYHTLIKAMFQAGRPQTAKELFKDMCSHGQQPNIVTFSIMIDGLCRQGNLDEALTLLKAMEKSQLKPNFVIYSSLINGTCKDMITTSPF from the exons ATGCTCAAATTGGGATTGGAGCCTGACGTTGTGACATTTACTACcttaattaatgggctttgTATAGAGAGTAAAATCGACAAAGCAGTGGAATTTTTCGATGATATGGTTGCACGTGGTTATCCACCTAATGTTTATACTTACAGTGTGATAATAAACGGAATGTGTAAATTTGGGAAAACAAGTGTGGCTATTAGGCTACTAAAGGGAATGGCTGATAGAGGTTGTGAGCCAAATGTTGTGACATACAGTGCAATCATTGACGCCCTTtgcaaagatgagctagttggtGAGGCTTTAGAGCTCTTCTCTCAAATGAGGAATAAGGGCATTTCACCTGATGTCATCACTTACACTGGTTTAATTCATGGTGTTTGCAAATTAGGCCAAAAGAACCAAGCTTTGGCCTTGATGAATGAAATGGTGGAGCAGAACATATCACCTAATGTTTATACCTTCAATGTATTGATTGATGCCCTTTGTAAGGATGGAATGGTTTCAGAGGCTCAAAATACATTCAAtgtaatgattcaaagaggtgtagAGCCTGATGTGGTCACCTACAATTCCTTAATTGATGGTCTTTGCATTTCAGACCAATTCAAGGAAGCTTTGGGCTTGTTGAAAAAAATGGTGGGGAGGAACATATCCCCTAATGTTTTTACCTTCAATATATTGATCGACACTCTTTGTAAGAAAGGACTGGTTTCAAATGCAgagaatataatcaaaataatgattcaaagaggtgtggAACCTACCGTTGTCACTTATAGTTCATTGATGGATGGATATTGTCTAGGCAGCCAAATTGATAAGGCTAGAAAGGTATTTGATCTGATGGTGACCAATGAAATAGCTGACATTTTTAGCTACAACATTTTGATCAATGGATATTGTAAGTGCAAAATGATAGATGATGCAAAGCAGATTTTTGATGAAATGTCTCATAAAGGTTTAGTTCCTGATGCTGTTACTTATCATACTCTTATAAAGGCTATGTTTCAAGCAGGGAGGCCCCAAACTGCAAAAGAGCTCTTTAAGGATATGTGCTCTCATGGTCAACAGCCAAATATAGTAACCTTCTCAATTATGATTGATGGCTTGTGTAGACAGGGGAATCTTGATGAGGCACTCACCCTATTGAAAGCAATGGAGAAAAGTCAGTTgaagcctaattttgtgatctaTAGCAGTCTGATCAATG GTACTTGCAAGGATATGATTACAACTTCACCTTTCTAA